TGCTGGGCCACCAGGAGGGCATCCGTGAGGATCACCGAGAGCGACGTCGTCTACTCCCAGGGGGCCAGGATATGAAGAACCTGTACACTCCTCTGGATGAGAAGACCGTCAGGTCCCTCAAGCTCGGCGAGATTGTCAACATCACAGGCCCGGTCGTCACCGGGCGCGACGAGGTCCACATCCGTGCCCTCGAGTATCTCGATGAGGGGAAGGAGGTCCCTGTCTGTCTGAACGAGGCTGCACTTTATCATTGCGGACCCATCATGAAGCAGAATCAGGACGGTACCTGGAGCGTCGTCGCCGCAGGCCCCACCACAAGTGCCAGGATGAACGCTCTCGAACCCCGTTTCATCAGGGAGTTCAAGATCAGGGCGATCATCGGAAAGGGCGGCATGTCCAAAGAGGTCGCCGAGGCTATGAAGGAGGTAGGCTGCGTTTATCTGGCAGCTACCGGAGGTGTCGCCGTCACTTACGCGGAAGGACTGGCCAGGGTGACCGGTCACGACTGGGCCGACCTGGGGATGCCCGAAGCGCTGTGGCAGTTCCAGACCAAGTCGCTGGGCCCGCTCATAGTGGCCATCGATGCCAACGGCAACAGTCTTTACGAAGCCGTGAAGGAAAAGGTCGCCGAGAACCTCAGCAAGATGCAGTGAGTTCACTCGCTGCTGTCGACACCCTTCCAGGTCCTGGTGCAGAGGACGTACGCTACACTGACCAGTATCACTCCGATAACGACTCCGAAGAGCATCAGGATGTGGTATAGGGTCATGCCCAGATAGGTGGGCATCTCCTTCTTGACCAGGGTCACGGGAATCTGACCGGCTGTCTTCGAGATGTTCACGGTGCCGGTATACATCTCGTATCCGTCGCAGTTTATGCGGATGGTGTAGTCTCCGACAAGGACCTTGCTGATGGTGCAGACTCCCTCGTAGTTGGTGATACCCTTGTAGGTACTGGTGCTGCTGGTGAGGGTGATCTGCGCGTTGAAGAGACCCTTGTCGTTCGCTCCGGAGATAGTGAATGCTGCGGGAACCCTCGTGTCAGAGACGACGATGGCATGACTGAGGTCATTCGTTTTGACGAGAGTGTAGACCGTCCTGGAATCAACGGTGGTATGAGTGACAGAGGAATCAGTAAGGGTCAGTTCCAGCTTCTTGGTGGTCTCGTTCTCCGATATCGAAGTCGGGTAGTAGAATGCGGAGTACCCTTCTTTGTAGAAAGTGCACTCAATGGCACGGGCAGGATCCACTCCGTCCATATCCACAGAGAACTCTCCGGTGGCGGAGGTAAGGCCTTCACCGGTTAT
The sequence above is a segment of the methanogenic archaeon ISO4-H5 genome. Coding sequences within it:
- a CDS encoding fumarate hydratase beta subunit FumB, which translates into the protein MKNLYTPLDEKTVRSLKLGEIVNITGPVVTGRDEVHIRALEYLDEGKEVPVCLNEAALYHCGPIMKQNQDGTWSVVAAGPTTSARMNALEPRFIREFKIRAIIGKGGMSKEVAEAMKEVGCVYLAATGGVAVTYAEGLARVTGHDWADLGMPEALWQFQTKSLGPLIVAIDANGNSLYEAVKEKVAENLSKMQ
- a CDS encoding transmembrane protein, coding for MKSGIAVAFALAVFFSAMAVPFVLNDSSDAATEDITLKGIVVESGESGPIAVKAVKVTFKQEAATPGDPAITGEGLTSATGEFSVDMDGVDPARAIECTFYKEGYSAFYYPTSISENETTKKLELTLTDSSVTHTTVDSRTVYTLVKTNDLSHAIVVSDTRVPAAFTISGANDKGLFNAQITLTSSTSTYKGITNYEGVCTISKVLVGDYTIRINCDGYEMYTGTVNISKTAGQIPVTLVKKEMPTYLGMTLYHILMLFGVVIGVILVSVAYVLCTRTWKGVDSSE